The Anolis carolinensis isolate JA03-04 chromosome 2, rAnoCar3.1.pri, whole genome shotgun sequence genome has a window encoding:
- the LOC100564506 gene encoding carbohydrate sulfotransferase 5: MSMRITNTRPLLASLLLVLLLLFYSTWKRLEAREKTSAPRKIHVLILSSWRSGSTFAGQLFNQNPKVFYLMEPAKHLWNSMPWGSPELIQGAMRDLLRSVFLCDMEAFRFYIPDASKVSHLFMWPMSRGLCSPPACEAFNRFDIVDKMECITQCGHAPFEKISEACATYSHVVVKIVRLFQLEALYQLLGDPSLRLHIIHLVRDPRAIFASRRFISLLADNQFILKTTNSTPDIRKVMYKVCQSQVEMYFTALHHMPSAWRGRYLLTRYEDLVEDPLGHLAKWYNFTGLTSTSKLEKWVYNITHWPTSSDHKEPLSIQKDAKFVSQAWRQQLSFEKVQDVQAVCKKVMKVFGYKLMTSEEEQRDLTLDSFLPVSEIKSSTKRPQV; encoded by the coding sequence ATGTCCATGCGAATCACCAACACTCGACCTCTCCTAGCCTCATTGTTGCTCGTGCTCTTGCTCTTGTTCTACTCTACTTGGAAAAGACTGGAAGCAAGAGAAAAAACTTCAGCTCCCCGCAAGATCCATGTGCTGATCCTCTCCAGTTGGCGCTCAGGGTCCACCTTTGCAGGGCAACTCTTCAACCAGAACCCAAAGGTCTTCTATCTGATGGAGCCGGCCAAACACTTGTGGAACAGCATGCCCTGGGGGAGTCCCGAGCTCATTCAGGGGGCCATGCGGGACTTGCTGCGCTCTGTGTTCCTGTGTGACATGGAGGCCTTCCGCTTCTACATCCCAGACGCTAGTAAGGTCTCTCATCTTTTCATGTGGCCCATGAGCAGGGGACTGTGCTCTCCACCGGCCTGTGAAGCCTTCAACCGTTTTGACATTGTGGACAAAATGGAGTGCATTACTCAATGTGGCCATGCCCCCTTTGAGAAGATTTCTGAAGCCTGTGCTACCTATAGCCATGTGGTAGTGAAGATAGTCCGCCTCTTCCAACTGGAAGCTCTGTATCAACTCCTGGGAGACCCTTCCCTCCGCCTTCACATTATCCACCTCGTCAGAGATCCTCGGGCAATCTTTGCCTCGCGCCGGTTTATCTCTCTTCTTGCTGATAATCAGTTCATCCTGAAGACCACCAACAGCACTCCTGACATTCGTAAGGTCATGTACAAAGTTTGCCAGAGCCAAGTTGAGATGTACTTCACAGCCTTGCACCACATGCCCTCAGCTTGGAGGGGACGCTATCTCCTAACACGTTATGAAGACCTGGTGGAAGACCCATTGGGGCACCTAGCCAAGTGGTACAATTTCACGGGCCTGACTTCTACATCCAAACTTGAGAAATGGGTCTATAACATTACTCACTGGCCCACCAGCAGTGATCATAAGGAGCCTCTGAGCATACAGAAAGATGCCAAATTCGTTTCCCAGGCATGGAGGCAGCAACTCAGCTTTGAAAAGGTCCAAGATGTTCAAGCCGTCTGCAAGAAAGTCATGAAAGTTTTTGGTTATAAACTAATGACATCTGAGGAGGAGCAGAGGGATCTGACATTGGACTCTTTCCTTCCTGTAAGTGAAATTAAATCCTCCACAAAAAGGCCACAAGTGTAA
- the polr1h gene encoding DNA-directed RNA polymerase I subunit RPA12: MEQSSSCFESELDFCPECGTVLPLPGLQDKVACRCCSFFIDVQEFEKRIIDTSVTFNRTDSTNLEVDGGKAVKGPLIDRKCPQCGQEGMTYHTRQMRSADEGQTVFYTCIHCKFQEKEDS; encoded by the exons ATGGAACAGAGTAGTTCCTGCTTTGAGTCAGAACTTGATTTCTGCCCCGAATGTGGTACAGTCCTTCCGCTGCCAGGTCTCCAGGACAAGGTGGCCTGTCGCTGTTGCTCCTTCTTCATTGATGTGCAAG AATTTGAAAAGAGAATTATTGATACATCAGTCACCTTCAACAGGACAGATTCCACAAATTTGGAAGTAGATGGAGGAAAAGCAGTCAAAGGACCACTG ATTGATAGGAAGTGTCCCCAGTGTGGGCAGGAGGGCATGACATACCATACTCGGCAGATGAGATCTGCAGACGAAGGGCAAACAGTATTCTACACCTGCATTCATTGCAA GTTCCAAGAGAAGGAAGATTCTTGA